A single window of Denticeps clupeoides unplaced genomic scaffold, fDenClu1.1, whole genome shotgun sequence DNA harbors:
- the LOC114774250 gene encoding LOW QUALITY PROTEIN: zinc fingers and homeoboxes protein 2-like (The sequence of the model RefSeq protein was modified relative to this genomic sequence to represent the inferred CDS: deleted 1 base in 1 codon) encodes MSSRRKTSTPCMIRLVSETLEEDGLKPFEVPAEEPPQDSSSQAFASQDCPSASDATEDQSCKPKEKKEADEGKELKPQKQNQGGYACKYCSFSTQNLSTFKGHVDSTHPNVILNPLYLCAVCNFSTKKFDSLSEHNELHHPGVGNFKFKRIKSNNQTILEQTIEGEDISTDLNEDKNPRHPMFPLRTERNEKQNTEDAFGDGIDLGNRFENQITAINVNGMVIIPDPMVLQGLSHVMPLLQRPPNFSSVPKIAVPLNTTKYNPLLDSNSILITSFNKFPYPTHAELSWLTAASKHPEEQIKVWFTTQRLKQGITWSPEEVEEARKKMFNGSIPPVHHTFTVLPTSVLASQPIKSVPPITEMIPGHGHTSSSQLLLTSASRISNSVTVTTVSHVQSLKRPLATPSMPTEAKRPLMPPTDDPKEKLPMAPPPVPPKDRLQMAPPPVPLEIKRPMAPPYVASEMKRPVATPIVSLRGKLHTALPFSGTKDKLPMLPPLLNPKERPLVSTETKRSAVVPQIRSHTPSAPEVSKDKLSKLLTLLPSDLKLPVVPPMVAPQVKRPTIIQTARTITKALPSVPAFPLEYQQPKEQTENQKVISAENHILDRKEVNGVSQDGKNRFSDQGFQTHNGSMSLNADLVPKERPKKVPSQFPLLERVKGKTTEQLKILEESFQRNSFPMYSEVDNLVSATRLSREEIESWFHERRALRDNLEQALLNSMGAKRMETMEKRQQQHLTLNGGHKQRYLSISPLRPIVAPSTSPLHLDGKSLGLLKEVFLQTRWPSPDEYNQLERQTGLSRTDIVRWFKDSRLALKSGNLGWTELNSKSHGSGLNVQGLPLSMESAGSILRYSQEFHSSRVEDNLGLRDCAKPSQEIKDWFANKIIQNMSDISKNVCQNGGSREDCGNWAAEPVGRNIGGRSQELVSDTD; translated from the exons ATGTCCAGCCGAAGGAAAACGTCCACGCCTTGCATGATCCGTCTTGTCAGCGAAACACTGGAAGAGGACGGCCTAAAACCATTTGAAGTCCCTGCTGAAGAACCTCCGCAGGACTCCTCTTCACAAGCCTTCGCAAGCCAAGACTGTCCATCGGCAAGTGACGCCACTGAAGATCAGAGCTGCAAGccaaaggagaagaaggaggcaGATGAGGGAAAAGAATTGAAGCCCCAGAAGCAGAATCAGGGGGGCTATGCTTGTAAATACTGCTCATTTTCCACCCAGAACCTAAGCACTTTCAAAGGACACGTGGACTCCACTCACCCCAATGTCATACTCAACCCCCTTTACTTGTGCGCCGTGTGCAATTTCAGTACTAAAAAGTTTGATTCCCTTTCAGAGCACAACGAGCTGCATCATCCTGGTGTGGGCAACTTTAAATTCAAAAGAATTAAATCAAACAACCAGACCATCCTTGAACAGACAATAGAGGGAGAAGACATATCTACTGATCTAAATGAAGACAAGAATCCCAGACATCCTATGTTCCCCTTACgcacagaaagaaatgaaaagcaaaACACAGAGGACGCATTTGGGGATGGAATTGATTTGGGAAACCGCTTTGAAAATCAGATCAccgcaataaatgtaaatggcatgGTAATTATTCCTGATCCAATGGTACTACAGGGACTTTCCCACGTTATGCCATTGCTTCAGCGA CCCCCCAATTTCAGTTCTGTACCAAAAATTGCTGTTCCCTTGAACACCACCAAGTATAACCCCTTGCTGGACAGTAATAGCATCCTCATCACATCCTTTAACAAATTCCCCTACCCTACTCACGCAGAGCTGTCTTGGCTGACTGCAGCTTCCAAGCACCCAGAGGAGCAGATCAAAGTATGGTTCACCACCCAGAGGCTGAAGCAAGGCATCACCTGGTCACCAGAAGAGGTGGAGGAAGCCAGGAAAAAGATGTTCAATGGCTCCATCCCACCTGTGCAtcacacattcactgttttGCCTACATCTGTCCTAGCCTCCCAGCCAATTAAAAGCGTCCCACCAATCACAGAGATGATTCCTGGCCATGGCCATACTTCATCTAGCCAGTTGCTCTTGACTTCTGCCAGCCGAATTTCTAATTCTGTTACTGTGACAACGGTGAGCCATGTGCAGTCTCTAAAACGACCCTTGGCTACGCCATCTATGCCTACTGAAGCAAAACGACCTCTGATGCCTCCTACAGATGACCCCAAAGAGAAATTACCCATGGCACCTCCTCCTGTTCCCCCAAAAGACAGACTTCAAATGGCACCACCGCCAGTGCCTCTGGAAATCAAGAGACCTATGGCTCCTCCTTATGTTGCTTCAGAAATGAAAAGACCCGTTGCCACCCCAATAGTGTCGCTCAGAGGAAAACTACATACAGCACTTCCCTTTTCAGGCACTAAAGATAAATTACCCATGTTGCCCCCTCTATTAAACCCCAAAGAAAGACCGTTAGTCTCCACTGAGACAAAGCGATCTGCGGTTGTCCCTCAGATTAGGAGTCACACACCCTCTGCTCCAGAAGTCTCCAAAGACAAACTGTCCAAACTGCTCACTCTATTGCCTTCTGACTTAAAGTTACCAGTAGTGCCTCCTATGGTTGCACCACAGGTGAAACGACCTACAATCATTCAAACTGCACGAACTATTACTAAGGCACTACCTTCGGTTCCTGCATTTCCATTGGAGTATCAGCAGCCAAAGGAACAAACAGAGAATCAGAAAGTCATCTCTGCTGAAAACCATATTTTAGACAGAAAAGAAGTTAATGGGGTATCCCAAGATGGCAAGAACAGGTTTAGTGATCAGGGTTTTCAGACACACAATGGGTCAATGAGCCTAAATGCTGACTTAGTGCCAAAGGAAAGGCCAAAGAAAGTTCCTTCTCAGTTTCCTCTTTTGGAGAGAGTGAAGGGAAAGACCACGGAACAGCTTAAGATCTTGGAGGAGAGCTTTCAGAGAAACAGCTTTCCAATGTACAGTGAAGTGGACAACCTAGTATCTGCAACCAGATTGTCCAGAGAAGAGATAGAGAGCTGGTTTCATGAACGTCGTGCATTACGGGACAATCTAGAACAAGCGCTTCTAAACTCAATGGGTGCGAAGAGAATGGAGACTATGGAgaagaggcagcagcagcatcttaCCCTTAACGGAGGGCACAAGCAAAGGTACCTAAGTATAAGTCCACTTCGTCCCATCGTTGCACCATCTACTTCCCCATTGCATCTAGATGGCAAATCCCTTGGTCTTCTTAAAGAGGTTTTCTTACAAACACGGTGGCCTTCACCGGACGAGTACAACCAACTTGAACGTCAGACTGGACTGTCTCGCACTGACATTGTTCGCTGGTTTAAAGACAGCCGGCTGGCGTTGAAGAGCGGAAACTTAGGCTGGACAGAACTGAACAGTAAATCACACGGTAGTGGGTTAAACGTCCAAGGCTTGCCGTTGAGTATGGAGAGCGCTGGTAGCATTTTGAGATATTCCCAAGAATTTCATTCGAGCAGAGTAGAGGACAATTTGGGATTGCGAGACTGTGCCAAACCCAGCCAAGAGATCAAGGATTGGTTTGCCAATAAAATCATCCAGAATATGTCAGACATAAGTAAAAACGTTTGTCAAAATGGAGGCAGCAGAGAAGACTGCGGGAACTGGGCGGCAGAACCTGTGGGAAGGAATATTGGAGGAAGAAGTCAAGAGCTGGTCTCAGACACTGATTAG